A stretch of Desulfitobacterium dichloroeliminans LMG P-21439 DNA encodes these proteins:
- a CDS encoding thiamine pyrophosphate-dependent enzyme — protein sequence MIDFKELPKEELFGQGNVGCKGCGAAIAGRQAMKVLGERTIITIPASCMATLGGNNTKTTWRVPFYHTLFECAPAISSGIRAALEIQGIKDVNVVSWGGDAGSADIGFQSLTGAAERQEHMIHVLYDNEMYMNTGGQTGSQTPLYAITSNSALGKPVHKKNMLAIMEAHGIDYVASANIAYPEDLMAKFKKAAAKKGFSYIHILAPCHRGWQIKPEETIEISRKATECGLWELFEVDEGKRTQTYEPSFTPVADYLKSQGRFKNLSDEQISSFQKSVDSYYKRGE from the coding sequence ATGATTGATTTTAAGGAACTTCCGAAAGAAGAACTCTTTGGACAGGGTAATGTAGGATGTAAAGGATGCGGAGCAGCAATTGCTGGTCGACAAGCTATGAAGGTTCTCGGGGAACGGACAATTATCACAATTCCGGCATCTTGTATGGCCACCCTCGGTGGGAATAATACCAAAACAACGTGGCGAGTGCCTTTCTACCATACCCTGTTTGAGTGTGCTCCGGCAATATCCTCTGGAATTAGAGCTGCTCTAGAAATCCAGGGGATTAAGGATGTCAATGTCGTATCATGGGGCGGCGATGCAGGGAGTGCCGATATTGGGTTCCAATCCCTCACAGGTGCCGCTGAGCGCCAAGAACACATGATTCACGTTCTTTATGATAATGAAATGTATATGAATACAGGCGGTCAAACCGGCAGCCAAACCCCTCTGTACGCTATTACCAGTAATAGCGCTTTAGGGAAACCAGTTCATAAGAAGAACATGCTTGCTATTATGGAAGCTCATGGTATTGATTATGTCGCTAGTGCGAACATCGCATACCCTGAAGATCTTATGGCTAAGTTCAAAAAAGCTGCCGCTAAGAAGGGATTCTCCTATATTCATATTCTAGCCCCTTGCCACCGCGGCTGGCAGATTAAGCCTGAAGAAACCATTGAAATCTCCAGGAAGGCAACCGAATGCGGACTCTGGGAACTTTTTGAAGTGGATGAAGGAAAACGAACCCAGACTTATGAACCAAGTTTTACTCCAGTAGCAGATTATCTTAAATCCCAAGGTCGGTTTAAAAATTTAAGCGATGAGCAAATCTCAAGTTTTCAAAAATCTGTGGATTCCTATTACAAGCGGGGGGAGTGA
- a CDS encoding aconitase family protein: MNFFNQSLAKAASLPHIETGQEIDLKVDLILGHDGTWPKVLNAWKNTNYKLAAGNKVFLTLDHGFPALSIKDRIFHQELSQLAKEKNLKLYKHGEGVLHQVLAEEEALTPGMLIVGADGHVATAGAFGAIAFSLSPEQLIKPLETGYYTVTVPETVTITLENQPIPNVMARDIALTILGNFHKEIKGKAVALTGSYLEQASIDSKMTLCNLLPEGGALTAFVIPTTESTEEEASYTIDVSTLEPMVAVPPTPTNVQAVSELLGKKITVAIIGGCSAGRMEDMLLCASVLKDKKVHSDVTLIITPASSKVANKMDGMGITSVLRNSGAVVMPPGCGPCPGKHFGLLSPQDIAITTTIRNSPGRIGSEEAEIFLASPLTVALSALKGEISASE, encoded by the coding sequence GTGAATTTTTTTAATCAATCATTAGCTAAAGCAGCATCTTTACCTCATATAGAAACTGGACAAGAAATCGATCTCAAGGTAGATCTCATACTTGGACATGACGGAACATGGCCAAAAGTGTTAAATGCATGGAAGAACACTAATTATAAGCTGGCCGCCGGCAATAAAGTATTCTTAACTCTTGACCATGGTTTTCCGGCACTGTCCATTAAGGACCGGATCTTTCATCAAGAGCTCAGTCAATTAGCAAAAGAGAAAAACCTTAAGTTATATAAACATGGGGAGGGCGTATTACATCAAGTGCTCGCCGAAGAAGAAGCTTTGACGCCCGGAATGTTGATTGTGGGTGCCGATGGTCATGTGGCTACGGCCGGTGCTTTTGGAGCAATTGCATTTTCACTATCCCCAGAACAACTTATTAAACCTTTGGAAACAGGCTATTATACCGTAACTGTTCCTGAAACAGTAACGATTACTTTAGAAAATCAACCGATTCCTAATGTCATGGCAAGAGATATTGCCTTAACAATCCTCGGCAACTTCCATAAGGAAATTAAGGGCAAGGCGGTAGCTTTAACCGGCTCTTATCTGGAACAGGCCAGTATAGATTCCAAAATGACCTTATGTAATTTACTTCCCGAAGGTGGTGCCCTTACTGCATTTGTTATTCCCACAACAGAAAGTACTGAAGAAGAAGCAAGTTATACTATCGATGTAAGTACTCTGGAACCGATGGTCGCGGTACCACCAACCCCTACAAATGTTCAAGCGGTAAGCGAGCTTCTTGGAAAGAAAATTACCGTGGCAATTATCGGAGGATGTTCTGCCGGGCGTATGGAAGATATGCTCCTCTGCGCTTCCGTATTAAAGGACAAGAAGGTACATTCCGACGTAACCTTAATTATTACTCCTGCTTCGAGTAAAGTGGCCAATAAAATGGATGGAATGGGAATCACCTCAGTGTTGCGTAACAGCGGTGCTGTAGTCATGCCTCCCGGTTGTGGCCCCTGCCCTGGCAAACATTTTGGATTGCTATCTCCTCAAGATATAGCCATTACGACGACAATTAGGAATTCACCAGGTAGAATCGGCTCAGAAGAGGCAGAAATTTTTCTGGCATCTCCATTAACCGTTGCTTTATCAGCTTTAAAAGGTGAGATTTCCGCGAGTGAATAG
- a CDS encoding SLC13 family permease, whose translation MFELDFLADTALAQTLAANMDVISLVALVLAIILSIWKNTNLGTLALGLTLVIGNLIGGVPVKTLIKAYPTSLLIMLAGVTFLFGIAQVNGTLDKITKYTVKSAKGNVAIIPIILFFLAFFLSSIGPGQISISALMAAPVMVLAVEVGIPPLLMALVVGNGAQAGAMSPLAPNGIVGNSVLAEMGITDMAMQMWISMLLVHILVAAFAYFFFGGAKLWKNRNDANSPAKVLAAMMVEPFNFAQKATLAAIAILVISVIGFGLDIGLVAFLLGSILIFMKCADEKAAFKAMPWGAIILVTGVSVMVGLMKNIGGMDLFAEIMANFSTPYTATLVVGFFSAIVSAYASTSGVIMPAFLPMAPLLLEKIGSDPAALPALITTIVVAGHLTDMSPLSTTGAVFISGAPDSVDSKPLFKGMMIWGLSMSVFGAVLCWLLFTVLGLA comes from the coding sequence ATGTTTGAGTTGGATTTTCTAGCCGATACTGCGCTAGCCCAAACACTAGCTGCCAATATGGATGTTATTTCTCTTGTCGCCTTAGTGCTAGCCATTATTCTATCCATATGGAAAAACACGAACCTTGGAACCTTAGCCCTTGGTCTTACTCTTGTTATCGGAAACTTAATTGGTGGGGTACCGGTTAAAACTCTCATTAAAGCTTATCCGACAAGTTTGCTCATAATGTTGGCCGGGGTAACTTTTCTTTTCGGTATTGCTCAGGTCAACGGAACATTAGATAAAATTACAAAGTACACTGTCAAATCTGCTAAAGGTAATGTGGCGATTATCCCTATTATTCTGTTCTTCCTAGCATTCTTCCTTTCCTCAATTGGACCAGGACAAATTTCCATTTCTGCTCTGATGGCTGCTCCAGTCATGGTTTTGGCTGTAGAAGTTGGTATTCCTCCTCTACTCATGGCGCTTGTTGTCGGTAATGGTGCTCAAGCTGGTGCTATGTCACCTCTGGCCCCTAATGGAATTGTTGGTAATAGTGTTCTTGCTGAAATGGGCATCACCGACATGGCTATGCAAATGTGGATCAGCATGCTTCTTGTTCACATTCTCGTTGCCGCTTTTGCTTATTTCTTCTTCGGTGGGGCAAAGCTTTGGAAGAACCGCAATGATGCCAATAGCCCTGCAAAAGTATTAGCAGCCATGATGGTTGAACCTTTTAATTTTGCCCAAAAAGCGACTCTAGCAGCAATTGCCATCTTAGTCATCTCCGTAATCGGTTTCGGTCTAGATATCGGACTAGTAGCTTTCCTCCTTGGCTCAATTCTTATCTTTATGAAATGTGCTGATGAAAAAGCCGCATTTAAAGCTATGCCTTGGGGAGCTATTATCCTGGTAACTGGTGTAAGCGTTATGGTCGGTCTCATGAAAAATATCGGTGGAATGGATCTCTTTGCTGAGATCATGGCTAACTTCTCCACTCCTTATACAGCTACTTTAGTCGTTGGTTTCTTCTCAGCTATTGTATCTGCATACGCTAGTACCTCTGGAGTTATCATGCCAGCCTTCTTACCTATGGCGCCACTCCTCTTAGAGAAAATCGGATCTGACCCTGCAGCATTGCCTGCCTTGATCACCACCATTGTTGTCGCAGGCCACCTTACCGATATGAGCCCTCTCTCTACAACAGGTGCTGTCTTTATTTCAGGAGCACCGGATTCAGTTGATTCGAAGCCATTATTCAAAGGGATGATGATTTGGGGATTGTCTATGTCAGTCTTTGGTGCAGTACTTTGTTGGTTACTCTTCACCGTTTTGGGACTCGCATAA
- a CDS encoding sigma-54-dependent Fis family transcriptional regulator — protein sequence MPEIFFLAPYSDIAQVAHEVCKGSDDVDIKVARMDAAVELAKKAENMGYHVLITRGVTCWKLRNAGIELPVVEVSIGGYDIVRAYFEAKKIGKRIGIVDVEEVVNNLDLDAFAEVINDELVKYTCHNDLEDISKGVQCLREQGVDVVMGKVAMANEAGRQGMKSVVISSGMDSVRRAIEEARRVNFVRKQEMKKAEQFKAILEFSYDGIIALDSKGKITVFNKASEKISGWKAENAIGKYITQVIPKAGCQKLLHSGQVEIAEFLEIGDTKVLANRVPIIVDNKIEGVVTTFQQIERLQKLEGKVRRKLADRGLAAKYHFNDILGNSSVLANAKNLAKEFAGVDSTVLIRGATGSGKEMFAHAIHNASKRVNEPFVAINCAALPESLLESELFGYVEGAFTGARKGGKAGVFEMAHRGTLFLDEVGEMSPMLQARLLRVIEQGEVMRLGDSSIIPVDIRLITATHRNLRNMIVSGAFREDLYFRLNVLSLKIPNLQVRGEDIILIAYRFLNEFCSRRGKMLGRFTSEAEKALLDYTWPGNLRELRNAMERLAMRSWQEKIIAEEIANVLLLDEGVTDSVEKRPTNSITLNSQNKTFAFETTTFVGEKVINQLEKQVIFQVLEEVGGNKTEAARRLGMSRTTLWRKLQE from the coding sequence GTGCCGGAGATTTTTTTCTTAGCACCGTATTCAGATATTGCTCAGGTGGCTCATGAAGTTTGCAAGGGAAGCGATGATGTCGACATTAAAGTAGCCCGCATGGATGCGGCAGTAGAACTGGCCAAGAAAGCGGAAAATATGGGTTATCATGTGCTCATTACGCGGGGGGTTACCTGTTGGAAGTTACGCAATGCTGGCATCGAACTTCCTGTTGTGGAGGTTTCCATCGGAGGATATGATATCGTTCGAGCATATTTCGAAGCTAAAAAAATAGGTAAACGTATCGGAATTGTGGATGTGGAAGAAGTCGTAAATAATTTGGATTTAGACGCTTTCGCAGAGGTTATTAATGACGAGCTTGTAAAATATACCTGCCATAATGATCTGGAGGATATAAGCAAAGGAGTCCAATGCCTGCGGGAACAGGGAGTGGATGTGGTCATGGGTAAAGTTGCTATGGCCAACGAAGCCGGGAGGCAAGGGATGAAGTCCGTAGTGATTTCATCGGGCATGGATTCTGTTCGGCGAGCGATAGAAGAGGCTCGCCGGGTTAATTTTGTCCGTAAACAAGAAATGAAAAAGGCTGAACAATTCAAGGCCATTTTGGAATTTTCTTATGATGGAATCATTGCTCTTGATAGTAAAGGGAAGATTACCGTTTTTAATAAGGCATCTGAAAAAATCTCAGGTTGGAAGGCCGAAAATGCCATTGGAAAATATATTACCCAAGTCATTCCTAAAGCCGGGTGTCAAAAATTACTACATAGTGGACAAGTTGAAATCGCGGAGTTTTTGGAGATTGGAGACACTAAGGTTCTTGCTAATCGGGTGCCGATTATTGTTGATAATAAGATTGAAGGAGTTGTTACAACGTTTCAACAAATCGAGAGATTGCAAAAGCTCGAGGGAAAAGTCCGACGCAAGCTTGCCGACCGGGGCTTAGCGGCGAAATATCATTTTAATGATATTCTTGGTAATAGCTCGGTTTTGGCTAATGCCAAAAATCTTGCCAAAGAATTTGCGGGGGTAGATTCCACGGTCTTAATTCGGGGAGCAACAGGCTCCGGAAAAGAGATGTTTGCTCATGCTATTCACAATGCGAGTAAACGAGTAAATGAGCCCTTCGTCGCCATAAACTGTGCAGCTTTACCTGAAAGCCTTTTGGAAAGTGAGCTATTCGGTTATGTTGAAGGGGCCTTTACAGGTGCCCGAAAGGGTGGCAAAGCCGGGGTGTTTGAGATGGCGCATCGGGGTACACTTTTTCTTGATGAAGTAGGAGAAATGTCCCCTATGTTGCAGGCACGGTTATTAAGGGTTATCGAGCAGGGTGAGGTGATGCGCCTGGGAGATAGCAGCATTATACCGGTGGATATACGACTTATTACTGCGACTCACCGAAATCTGAGAAACATGATAGTAAGTGGTGCTTTCCGAGAAGATCTCTACTTCCGACTTAATGTTCTCTCCCTCAAGATTCCTAATCTGCAGGTTCGAGGTGAGGATATTATTCTGATTGCCTATCGCTTCTTAAATGAATTCTGTTCACGACGCGGAAAGATGCTCGGCAGGTTTACTTCTGAGGCTGAGAAAGCCCTCTTAGATTATACCTGGCCGGGAAATCTCCGCGAACTTCGCAATGCCATGGAAAGATTGGCTATGCGCTCCTGGCAGGAAAAGATTATAGCCGAAGAAATCGCCAATGTTCTACTGCTGGATGAAGGAGTAACGGACTCAGTCGAAAAAAGGCCAACTAACTCAATAACGCTGAATTCTCAAAATAAAACCTTCGCTTTTGAGACTACGACTTTCGTAGGTGAGAAGGTTATAAATCAATTAGAGAAGCAAGTGATTTTTCAAGTTCTTGAGGAAGTTGGAGGAAACAAAACAGAAGCCGCTCGACGTTTGGGAATGAGTAGAACGACCTTATGGAGAAAACTTCAAGAATGA
- a CDS encoding pyridoxamine kinase, giving the protein MERQKRVAAIHDISCVGRCSLTVALPILSAAGVDTGVLPTAVLSTHTGGFEGFTYRDLTADIEPITKHWQSLNLKFDALYSGFLGSFEQIDLVADLFKKFREEDTIVMVDPVMADNGVLYSVYSPEMAKGMAKLCSMADIMVPNLTEAAFMLEEDYVGDDYTQEYIGKTLRKLSDMGAKKVVLTGISFDPTKLGAACYDRETDTISYAFNDRVPGYFHGTGDVFGSTLLSGLLNGFSLAEATQIAVDYTLKSIQLTVETNQECRYGVCFERAIPYLIQRLGLLK; this is encoded by the coding sequence ATGGAAAGACAAAAGCGAGTTGCAGCCATTCATGATATATCTTGTGTAGGAAGATGTTCACTCACCGTGGCCTTGCCTATTCTTTCGGCTGCTGGAGTTGATACCGGAGTATTACCCACTGCAGTCCTATCCACTCATACCGGAGGCTTTGAAGGTTTTACATATCGGGATTTAACCGCGGATATTGAACCTATAACCAAGCATTGGCAATCCCTTAATCTTAAGTTCGATGCTTTATACAGCGGTTTTTTGGGCTCTTTTGAACAGATTGACTTAGTCGCCGATCTCTTTAAAAAATTTAGAGAAGAAGACACCATAGTCATGGTTGATCCAGTTATGGCGGATAATGGGGTTCTCTACTCCGTTTACTCCCCGGAGATGGCCAAAGGAATGGCAAAACTATGTTCAATGGCTGACATCATGGTGCCCAACTTAACTGAAGCCGCATTTATGCTTGAAGAAGATTATGTAGGGGATGATTATACCCAAGAATATATCGGAAAAACCTTGAGGAAGCTCTCCGACATGGGGGCTAAAAAAGTTGTCCTTACCGGTATTTCTTTTGATCCGACTAAGCTCGGAGCCGCATGCTATGATCGGGAAACAGATACCATAAGCTATGCCTTCAACGATAGAGTACCAGGATATTTCCATGGAACTGGGGATGTTTTCGGCAGCACCTTATTATCCGGCCTTCTCAATGGCTTTTCCTTAGCAGAAGCGACTCAAATTGCGGTAGACTACACTTTGAAAAGTATTCAATTGACAGTCGAAACTAATCAAGAATGTCGATACGGAGTTTGCTTTGAAAGAGCCATTCCTTATCTCATCCAAAGATTAGGTTTACTGAAATAA
- a CDS encoding 2-oxoacid:acceptor oxidoreductase family protein, which translates to MVEVKLLGRFGQPVGKITRAMGKQLMTEGKHVQVFDGFGAFRPGNLTNSTLRVADEVIIERSENETTPDVIVVLDNSLFAVSDVTKGLKPKGKVIALGVTKDVLGEKAQDVTFIAVDPSFKGGADCEDELIKVLKQHSVL; encoded by the coding sequence GTGGTCGAAGTAAAATTATTGGGACGCTTTGGGCAACCCGTAGGGAAAATTACACGAGCAATGGGGAAACAGCTTATGACCGAAGGAAAGCATGTCCAAGTCTTTGACGGATTTGGAGCATTCCGACCGGGAAATCTCACGAACTCCACCCTTAGAGTTGCTGATGAGGTCATTATTGAGCGCTCAGAGAATGAGACCACCCCAGATGTCATCGTCGTACTAGATAACAGCTTATTTGCAGTAAGTGATGTAACCAAAGGACTAAAACCCAAAGGTAAGGTAATCGCCTTAGGAGTAACCAAGGATGTCCTAGGAGAAAAGGCTCAAGACGTTACTTTTATCGCAGTAGACCCAAGCTTCAAAGGTGGAGCAGATTGCGAAGACGAATTGATCAAAGTTCTCAAGCAACATAGTGTGTTATAA
- a CDS encoding transketolase C-terminal domain-containing protein has protein sequence MNKVLITGSEAAALGAKLAQIEVLGYYPITPAFPAMERLSKYIEDGELNCKFIRVESDHSALAAVLGASLAGARSYTVTNSQGLLLMTEVVYHAAGLRQPIVMGVANRALSAPHSRFPEHGDAVSQGASGWIQMFCENNQDIMDNTIQAFRVAEELRTPVMVNYEGYIQSHTLEEVYVPEQEKVAKFLPLNRQPALDISNPRGVNTVTSPEFYTDYKYKQNEAMLGAIKLIPQVAETYNAEFGAAACGLVEGYKTEDAEHVIVAMGSIVSTARLLVDELRKDGKKIGLLKVKVWRPFPAEAILAHLKDAKYVTVLDKNIVFGVGGALATDIKAASYGYGNKVINGVILGLGGRKCGINEVKEAVEHTESSASNTNTSEWIGL, from the coding sequence ATGAACAAAGTACTTATTACAGGAAGTGAAGCAGCCGCTCTTGGTGCCAAGCTCGCTCAAATTGAAGTGCTCGGGTATTACCCAATTACTCCTGCTTTCCCAGCCATGGAAAGACTAAGCAAATACATTGAAGATGGCGAACTTAATTGCAAATTCATCAGGGTGGAATCCGACCATAGTGCTCTTGCCGCTGTACTTGGAGCTTCCTTAGCTGGAGCACGCAGTTATACAGTAACAAACTCTCAGGGATTATTACTGATGACAGAAGTGGTTTATCACGCAGCAGGCCTTCGCCAACCCATCGTCATGGGCGTTGCCAATCGGGCGCTATCCGCTCCTCACAGCCGTTTTCCAGAACATGGTGACGCAGTCTCCCAAGGAGCCAGTGGCTGGATTCAAATGTTCTGCGAAAACAATCAGGATATCATGGACAATACCATTCAAGCGTTCCGGGTTGCCGAAGAATTACGCACTCCCGTTATGGTGAACTACGAAGGCTATATTCAGTCCCATACCTTAGAGGAAGTCTATGTACCCGAGCAGGAAAAGGTGGCAAAATTCTTACCTTTAAACCGTCAACCAGCTCTTGATATCAGTAACCCCAGAGGAGTAAATACAGTCACTAGTCCTGAATTCTATACCGATTATAAGTACAAACAGAACGAGGCTATGCTAGGGGCCATAAAGCTAATCCCACAAGTAGCAGAAACGTATAATGCCGAGTTTGGCGCAGCAGCATGTGGACTTGTCGAGGGATATAAAACAGAAGATGCTGAACATGTGATCGTGGCCATGGGGTCAATCGTCAGTACAGCAAGACTTCTAGTCGATGAGTTAAGAAAAGATGGGAAGAAGATCGGATTATTGAAAGTTAAGGTCTGGAGACCTTTCCCGGCAGAAGCCATTTTAGCCCATTTAAAAGATGCTAAGTATGTGACAGTACTGGATAAAAATATTGTTTTCGGGGTGGGGGGAGCTTTAGCTACAGACATTAAAGCGGCTTCTTATGGCTATGGAAATAAAGTGATTAATGGGGTAATCCTTGGATTAGGCGGACGCAAATGCGGCATCAACGAGGTAAAAGAAGCAGTCGAACATACTGAGAGCAGTGCTTCTAATACAAATACTTCCGAGTGGATCGGATTATAA
- a CDS encoding NYN domain-containing protein: MSLILSLTSSRSTSGPIQQYSYTTGKNATDAALIIDAMDILYSNNVDGFCIVSSDSDFTKLASRLREAGMYVIGMGEKKTPTPFIAACEKFKYLEVLAGVSTNTSENGVQLKNEKHDPQKDGMASLDELIRTIRIIVTESSDEDGWAFLGEVGKRLNKRYPDFDTRNYGHTKLTPLISSLKQFEIQPRKTSNPNIIHYFIKNKPKVK; encoded by the coding sequence ATGAGTCTCATACTTTCTTTGACTTCGTCGCGGTCGACTTCCGGTCCCATTCAGCAATACAGTTATACTACAGGTAAGAATGCAACCGATGCGGCGTTGATTATTGATGCCATGGATATCCTGTATTCCAATAATGTAGATGGGTTTTGCATCGTATCCAGTGATAGTGATTTCACCAAACTGGCCTCTCGCCTCCGGGAAGCGGGAATGTATGTGATCGGGATGGGCGAGAAAAAAACCCCTACTCCGTTTATTGCTGCCTGTGAGAAATTTAAATATTTAGAAGTTTTGGCGGGAGTCTCGACAAATACCAGCGAAAATGGGGTTCAGTTGAAAAATGAGAAACATGACCCACAAAAAGATGGTATGGCCTCCCTGGATGAATTGATTCGCACCATACGCATAATTGTAACGGAGAGCTCTGACGAGGATGGCTGGGCATTTTTAGGTGAAGTGGGGAAGAGACTAAACAAACGTTATCCGGATTTTGATACAAGAAACTATGGGCATACCAAACTTACCCCTCTTATTTCTTCTTTAAAGCAATTTGAGATTCAGCCTCGTAAAACCAGCAACCCTAATATCATCCATTACTTTATAAAAAATAAACCGAAGGTTAAGTAG
- a CDS encoding DEAD/DEAH box helicase — MIKNNFSDYDLSDELLKAIQLLNYNYPTKVQEQVIPAVLAQKDIIVKSQTGSGKTAAFAIPICELIDWEQNKPQALVLTPTRELAVQVREEMFHLGRFKRLKVAAIYGQYPFYVQEKEIKQKTHVVVGTPGRLIDHIKRGTLDTSYIKYLVIDEADEMLNMGFIEQIETIISTLHQERVTLLLSATMPQDITVLCGKIMNNAIQVEVEEENSAADRILQERYNTVQADKMQLLLDLSIVENPDSCMIFCNTKQTVDDVYAELRKLNYSCMKLHGGMEQRDRLNVMKNFKEGLFRYLCATDVAARGLDIEDITLVINYDIPYDRESYVHRIGRTGRVNKLGKSITFVTQNEEKFLKDIHDYIGKEMILKERPEEKTVHESKRDFMTKSNAPLEIKETKDALLSTEIMKIHVNAGKKTKMRPVDIVGTLCSIPGITAADIGIINILDISTFVEILNNKGELVLQELQNTPIKGRLRKVNKADR; from the coding sequence ATGATTAAAAATAATTTTAGCGATTACGATCTAAGCGATGAATTGTTAAAAGCAATCCAATTATTGAATTATAACTATCCCACCAAGGTCCAGGAACAGGTGATTCCTGCTGTATTGGCACAGAAGGATATCATCGTTAAATCTCAGACTGGAAGTGGGAAGACGGCAGCCTTTGCAATTCCCATATGCGAATTAATTGATTGGGAACAGAATAAGCCGCAAGCCTTAGTCCTTACCCCCACCAGAGAACTTGCAGTCCAGGTAAGGGAAGAGATGTTTCATTTAGGAAGATTCAAGAGGTTAAAAGTAGCGGCTATTTATGGGCAGTACCCTTTTTATGTTCAAGAAAAGGAAATAAAACAGAAAACCCATGTCGTCGTTGGAACACCGGGTCGGTTGATTGATCATATCAAGCGAGGGACCTTAGATACATCATATATAAAATATCTCGTCATTGATGAAGCCGATGAGATGCTAAATATGGGATTCATCGAGCAAATAGAAACCATCATATCTACCTTACATCAAGAACGAGTTACCCTCCTCTTATCGGCCACAATGCCTCAAGATATTACTGTTTTATGCGGTAAAATAATGAACAATGCGATTCAAGTCGAGGTTGAAGAGGAAAATTCAGCAGCGGATCGCATCCTTCAGGAAAGATATAATACTGTGCAGGCTGATAAAATGCAGCTCCTATTAGATCTATCGATTGTCGAAAACCCGGATAGCTGCATGATATTTTGCAATACGAAACAAACAGTTGATGATGTTTACGCAGAACTGCGAAAGTTGAATTATTCTTGTATGAAGCTGCACGGTGGAATGGAACAAAGAGATCGATTGAACGTTATGAAGAACTTTAAAGAAGGGTTATTTAGGTACCTATGCGCAACCGATGTGGCAGCGCGAGGTCTAGATATAGAGGACATTACCTTGGTCATTAACTACGATATCCCTTATGACCGGGAAAGCTATGTTCATCGGATTGGAAGAACGGGCCGCGTCAACAAGTTGGGGAAATCAATTACGTTTGTGACACAAAATGAAGAGAAGTTTTTAAAAGATATCCATGATTATATTGGAAAAGAGATGATTCTAAAGGAAAGACCGGAGGAGAAAACGGTACATGAGTCAAAACGGGATTTTATGACGAAAAGCAATGCCCCCCTAGAAATTAAAGAAACGAAAGATGCCCTACTAAGCACTGAAATTATGAAGATCCACGTGAATGCAGGGAAGAAGACAAAGATGAGGCCGGTTGATATCGTCGGTACACTTTGTAGTATTCCAGGAATAACTGCAGCAGATATCGGGATTATTAATATTCTTGATATATCAACCTTTGTCGAAATCTTAAACAATAAAGGTGAGCTGGTATTGCAAGAACTGCAAAATACTCCAATTAAGGGCCGGCTTCGAAAGGTAAACAAAGCGGATCGGTAA